In Nostoc piscinale CENA21, the genomic stretch CGTAGAACTTGGGAAATGGAACTACCAGCAATTACAGCAAGAACAAATGCAACGTGCTACTATAATAGCCCCCATAGCTAGAGTGTTCTTCGCACAACAAACAACTGCCTACCCTCAATCCATTCGCACAGAGAGAGAAAACCTATTTGTCTTGGAAGGCAGTAACTACCAGATCCGCTTCAATAGCACCACGCAAAGTTTGATTGTTGCCAGAACCAATGAAAAGCTAACGTTAATTCGGCTATCTCTTGCAAGTAATCAAATTGAAACCGCTAGAGGTATAACAAACGAGGACGTAACAAGATGGCAACAAATTCAAGCTGCGATCGATTCAACAACAACGCAATCAAATGATAGAGGTATGGAGCTTTGAAATTATCAATCATCACTGCAACATACAATAGACCTATGCAGCTTGCATCTACTGCACTGCCAAGCATTCAAAGTCAAACTGACCGCAATTTTGAATGGATCGTCATCAATGATGGTGCTAATCCGGACACCAGAGATATTATCACCAGTATTAGGGCAAAAGCTGATTTCCCTATCACTTACATTGAAATGGAACACCCTGACCCTTGCAGTGGCTTTGGCTTGTGCTACGCTCGTAACCTGGGACTAGATGCAGCTGGTGGTGACATTATTTCATACCTGGACGATGACAACAGTATAGCTCCTGAATTTATTGCCTCAATGCGGCAGTACTTTAAACAACATTCCAATATTCGATATAGCATAGCAAGACAGCAGCGCCGCCGCGATGTCATCCGCAATGGTAATGTTATTCGCCAAGGAAAGCCGTTTGTTTCACCTAGCAATTGCTGCTCCTTACAGCAGCTTTTATGGCAACAAGAGATATTCGACAGCAATGGTTTCGTCCACTACCGAAACAATGCTCCTAGATGGAACCCTCAGTTTCAAGTATTCGCAGACTACGAGTATTTGCTGCAATCTGCTTGCATCTGGGGTGAAAGTGGCTTTGGTTTCAATGACAGCATTCTTGTTAACTATATCCAGTCTTCTACTGGTATTATTGGTAGTTCTAATTACGAGCAGTGGGCAACTGAGCTATCGCTAATTGTCACTAATCAAGCTAACTATTCCATCCTTAAAGGCAGTATTGTTGAACGCTTAGAACAGCTTGTAGATAGTTATAGTACCAAGGCACAAATTTCATTAACGCCAAAAGCGTTTGCGTTCTGACAATATAAATCAGAGCATCAATAGTATGGCAATAACCAAAACCACTACTTTGGACTAACGCCTACCTGCTAAAACAGCAAGTAGGTAAATTTTTATGAACCAGCCTGAATGGTTAGAAGCAAACAAGCAGGTTTATTCCAAAGAACATGGTGTTATCCATATCGCCGCCATCATTGAGAAAAACCTTTATTTTAAAAAGGGTAGTTTAAACCAAATTATTTTTGACTGGGAGCATGAGGTAAATAGCGGTAATTTATTACCTCTAAACCAAGCACCAACAGGTAAAAGTATTCTCTACCAAGAGATAGCTGCTATACTTGATGGCTCTGGAAAATTACAAAGCTGTGAAGTAATTCCTGCTCAAGAAGCTAAACTTTATTCCATCCCAGATGATATTCACCCTCTAGTTAAACTGGCCCTAAGTAAGTCAGGAATCAGTCAATTATATTCTCATCAAGTCGAGGCATGGCAAGCTTACAAAAAAGGAGAAGATATAATTCTCCAAACTCCTACCAGCAGTGGTAAAAGTATCTCTTTTCTCATTCCAATCATTCACGAGTGTATAAAGGGTAAATCAGCTTTAGTATTCTTTAACTTGAAAGCACTTGCATTTGACCAGGTAGAGAAAATACGTTCCTTTGTTAGCCACTTAGATGAAAATATTCGCCCCCAAATTCTCAATATTAATGGTGATATTCCTCCCCAAGAGCGCAAACAACTTTACAGCAATAAACCCTCAATTTTATGCGTGACTCCTGATGTATGGAACCACGAGCTTAACAACTACCAATTCGATTCAAACTGGGGATTTAGAGAAACAATCAGAAAACTTTCAATTATTGTCTGTGACGAAATGCACTTTTATCAAGGCATATTTGGTTCGCATTTTGCACTACTTAATCGGCGAACTCAACTCATGATAGAATCTGTCGGCAATGATATTTCAAAATTACAATACATCTTCGCTTCTGCAACCATTAGTAACAGCAGCGAAATTGCCCAGAAGATATCTAATCGAGAAGAACAAAGTAACCTTGCTATTATTGACCAAAGTGGGGCAAAACGCTCGGAGATTACTTTTATTAGCCTCAAACCACGAAACAATACATTTTACCAAACTGCCCAAGTCGCAGCTATGCTCGTAAGTAAAGGCATCGTCGGGATTTGTTTCTGTGATAGTAGAGAACTAGTTAAAGTTTTAACTAATGCCATACGTAAAGCTTTAATCGAGATGCAGCTGCCCCACCTGGGAGAAACCATCTCAGCATTTTATGGGAGCATGAAGGCAAATCAGCGTAACAAAATTATTGCAGATATACAAAGCGGGAAGGTCAAGTTCATTATATCTACAAGTGCTTTGGAGGCGGGTCTAGATATTGGGTCTATTGATGCAACTATCGTACATAGTTACCCTGGCTCAATTCTTGCCTTTCGCCAGAGGGCAGGACGTGCGGGGAGGCAGGAAGCAGGACTATTGGTGTTTATTCCGTCGAAAAGGTCGATTATGGATTCTTACTACGCCAATTACCCAGAACGCCTTTTATCTGATTCTCCAGAAATTATCAACTTTAACCACAATTATGAAACAACTTTGGAGCAGCATATTCTCGCTTGTTGCAAAGAAAGTAAACCGACACAAGCTCAAATTGCCCGACATTTTGGTAGTTCTGGTAATGCGATCGCCCGACAGTTAATAGGTGATAATCAACTGATATTCAGCTACAATCAAAGACTGACAACTAATCGAAATCTCGGTTATGTCCACTCAAAAATTAAAGTTAGAGGCAACACTGACCAAAACATCAGTTATATCAATCAAGATAGCGCAGAAGAGTTTGAGGAAAGTTCGGCATCTTCTGCACTAAGAGAAGTTTACCCTGGTGCTATATATCTTGCTCAAGACTTTGATGGCAACCCCGTACAGTATAAATCACAAGAGCTAAATTTAACCGAAGGGAAAGCCATTCTCAAGCCAATTGAAGCAACCAATTTATTTAGTCGTCCTAAAGGAAGCCTAAATTTCGAGGAAATTAAAATTGTCGGGGAAGCCAAAATTATCAATCTTCCCCAAGGGGCTGCTAGATTTACACCTATTTCAGCCAAAATCAAAGAAGAAATTTATGGCTACAACTTGTACAGGCTGGAACAAAAATGGACTTGCACTAATAACAGATGTCGCAACTTCAATTTAAATTTAACTGGACATTTACAAACTTGCCCTGCTTGTAAAACCCAACTGATTGAACGAGATTTTGTCGAACTATTGGAGGAAAATAAGTACGAGGAATCTCTTGCTCTTAACTACAATACATTCTGCGTCAGGGTTGAAATTAACGCTGATGCAAGAAAATATTTTTCAGTTGTGGTCAAAAATCACAGAAAAGAAATACTTAATAAACAGAAATATATTACCAATGAGGAGAAACAACTATTTGAAAGCAATGAAACCCAAATTTGCGTTCATACTCTCGCTCATCACCTTATACTCAGTTT encodes the following:
- a CDS encoding glycosyltransferase family 2 protein, with product MKLSIITATYNRPMQLASTALPSIQSQTDRNFEWIVINDGANPDTRDIITSIRAKADFPITYIEMEHPDPCSGFGLCYARNLGLDAAGGDIISYLDDDNSIAPEFIASMRQYFKQHSNIRYSIARQQRRRDVIRNGNVIRQGKPFVSPSNCCSLQQLLWQQEIFDSNGFVHYRNNAPRWNPQFQVFADYEYLLQSACIWGESGFGFNDSILVNYIQSSTGIIGSSNYEQWATELSLIVTNQANYSILKGSIVERLEQLVDSYSTKAQISLTPKAFAF
- a CDS encoding DEAD/DEAH box helicase, yielding MNQPEWLEANKQVYSKEHGVIHIAAIIEKNLYFKKGSLNQIIFDWEHEVNSGNLLPLNQAPTGKSILYQEIAAILDGSGKLQSCEVIPAQEAKLYSIPDDIHPLVKLALSKSGISQLYSHQVEAWQAYKKGEDIILQTPTSSGKSISFLIPIIHECIKGKSALVFFNLKALAFDQVEKIRSFVSHLDENIRPQILNINGDIPPQERKQLYSNKPSILCVTPDVWNHELNNYQFDSNWGFRETIRKLSIIVCDEMHFYQGIFGSHFALLNRRTQLMIESVGNDISKLQYIFASATISNSSEIAQKISNREEQSNLAIIDQSGAKRSEITFISLKPRNNTFYQTAQVAAMLVSKGIVGICFCDSRELVKVLTNAIRKALIEMQLPHLGETISAFYGSMKANQRNKIIADIQSGKVKFIISTSALEAGLDIGSIDATIVHSYPGSILAFRQRAGRAGRQEAGLLVFIPSKRSIMDSYYANYPERLLSDSPEIINFNHNYETTLEQHILACCKESKPTQAQIARHFGSSGNAIARQLIGDNQLIFSYNQRLTTNRNLGYVHSKIKVRGNTDQNISYINQDSAEEFEESSASSALREVYPGAIYLAQDFDGNPVQYKSQELNLTEGKAILKPIEATNLFSRPKGSLNFEEIKIVGEAKIINLPQGAARFTPISAKIKEEIYGYNLYRLEQKWTCTNNRCRNFNLNLTGHLQTCPACKTQLIERDFVELLEENKYEESLALNYNTFCVRVEINADARKYFSVVVKNHRKEILNKQKYITNEEKQLFESNETQICVHTLAHHLILSLPLVEHGANSRDIDFMLVEVPSNPKIVGYFFDTCEHGTGMCDTLIKYLETAFIKAKFLVDNCPCKYGCSSCTTIQRCPDDNEALFKSVGLSLLKEIINPTETRTINQ